A genomic stretch from Shewanella sediminis HAW-EB3 includes:
- a CDS encoding ABC transporter substrate-binding protein, whose product MSDIRQNKLFTLLLLSIAWLSLDVHALFEPQLKSAEYWVTNEFQPSTLTQAEQMQEMNWFVEASKPYFGLQIRVVSERIATHGYEASVLAKAFFEITGIHVVHELTGEDDVINKLSAQIFTHQNLYDAYINDSDLIGTHFRSNAVLPLSDFMKNEGAAVTLPTLDLQDFIGLKFTTGPDGKLYQLPDQQFANLYWYRHDWFNREDFKQRFRLRYGYELGVPQNWQAYEDIAEFFSDDVKEIEGKRIYGHMDYAKTDPSLGWRMSDAWLSMAGVGDKGLPNGLPVDEWGIRVEQCRPVGASVERGGALNGPASVYAVDKFIYWLHRFAPEESIELNFTQAGEWPGKGLIAQQIFWYTAFVADLTKPGLPVMNPDGTPKWRVAPSPVGKYWQDGMKSGYQDTGAWTLLKNTPLERQQAAWLYAQFVVSKTVSLKKTLVGLTPIRLSDIESDVMTQRAPYLGGLVEFYRSRGRDVWTPTGTNVPDYPGLANYWWHYISQIIEGKVTVQKGMDNFAAAVDKRLKRIGKRADMKCAPKLNPISKREFWLNAPGAPKREISATQVGKTLSYEEAINVWK is encoded by the coding sequence GTGTCCGATATCCGACAGAATAAACTTTTCACTCTCCTGTTGCTGTCCATTGCATGGTTAAGCTTGGATGTGCACGCGCTGTTCGAGCCTCAGTTAAAGTCCGCAGAGTATTGGGTCACCAATGAGTTTCAACCATCAACCCTGACTCAAGCCGAGCAGATGCAGGAGATGAACTGGTTTGTCGAGGCCAGTAAGCCCTATTTCGGCTTACAGATCCGGGTGGTGTCGGAGCGAATAGCCACCCACGGGTATGAAGCCAGCGTACTTGCCAAAGCATTTTTTGAAATAACGGGTATTCATGTCGTCCATGAATTAACCGGTGAAGATGATGTCATCAATAAACTCTCGGCGCAGATCTTTACCCATCAAAATCTCTACGATGCCTACATCAACGACAGCGATCTGATTGGCACCCACTTTAGGTCCAACGCCGTCCTTCCCTTATCTGACTTTATGAAGAACGAGGGTGCGGCAGTCACTCTACCCACATTGGACCTGCAAGATTTTATCGGACTAAAATTCACCACAGGGCCCGATGGCAAGTTATATCAACTGCCGGATCAGCAGTTTGCTAACCTCTATTGGTATAGACACGATTGGTTTAACCGGGAAGATTTTAAGCAACGTTTTAGATTGCGATACGGTTATGAGCTTGGGGTTCCGCAGAACTGGCAAGCCTATGAAGATATCGCCGAGTTTTTCAGTGACGATGTTAAAGAGATAGAAGGGAAACGGATCTATGGGCATATGGATTACGCAAAAACAGATCCATCACTTGGCTGGAGAATGTCGGATGCCTGGCTCTCTATGGCGGGGGTGGGAGATAAGGGGTTACCTAATGGACTGCCGGTGGATGAGTGGGGGATCAGAGTCGAGCAGTGCCGTCCGGTAGGGGCGAGTGTCGAGCGAGGTGGCGCCTTAAATGGCCCAGCTTCCGTGTATGCGGTCGACAAATTTATCTATTGGCTACATCGTTTTGCGCCTGAGGAGTCTATCGAGCTTAACTTCACTCAGGCCGGAGAGTGGCCGGGTAAAGGGCTCATCGCCCAGCAGATATTTTGGTATACGGCATTTGTCGCCGATCTCACTAAGCCTGGCTTGCCGGTGATGAATCCCGATGGCACGCCGAAGTGGCGCGTCGCTCCTTCTCCGGTGGGGAAATATTGGCAAGATGGGATGAAGTCGGGTTATCAGGATACCGGTGCATGGACCTTGTTAAAAAATACCCCGTTAGAAAGACAGCAGGCTGCATGGCTCTATGCCCAATTTGTCGTATCTAAAACCGTATCACTTAAAAAAACCTTAGTGGGATTAACACCTATTCGCCTGTCAGATATTGAATCGGATGTGATGACGCAAAGAGCGCCTTATCTGGGGGGCTTGGTCGAATTCTATCGTAGTAGAGGCCGAGATGTATGGACGCCTACGGGAACCAATGTGCCCGACTATCCGGGTCTGGCAAATTACTGGTGGCACTATATTTCACAGATAATCGAGGGCAAGGTGACGGTACAAAAAGGGATGGATAACTTTGCTGCCGCCGTGGATAAACGACTGAAGCGTATTGGAAAAAGGGCTGATATGAAGTGCGCCCCCAAATTAAATCCAATCTCGAAGAGGGAGTTCTGGCTGAATGCTCCCGGGGCGCCTAAGCGCGAAATATCCGCGACTCAAGTGGGAAAGACACTTTCTTATGAGGAGGCGATCAATGTTTGGAAGTAG
- a CDS encoding MarR family transcriptional regulator yields the protein MVDDIKILKELSLAEQLRRVARLWRNVADKELAPLGLTHPRWTALWKLQNLNDNVSQKALAKALEIELASLMRTLSQLEDQNLIVRYSSETDKRVRIVSLTDEGKAMITKVEARILQIRRDLMTGISEEELNQFKRTVELIAQNALAQLNESEQD from the coding sequence ATGGTTGATGATATAAAAATTCTTAAGGAATTATCTCTTGCCGAGCAGTTGAGGCGGGTCGCTCGCTTATGGCGAAATGTAGCCGATAAGGAATTGGCTCCGTTAGGGCTCACTCATCCGCGGTGGACGGCACTGTGGAAATTGCAAAATCTCAATGACAACGTGAGTCAAAAGGCGTTGGCAAAAGCCCTGGAAATCGAACTGGCATCCTTGATGCGCACGCTAAGTCAATTAGAGGATCAAAACCTGATCGTTCGTTACAGCAGTGAAACAGATAAGCGTGTGCGAATTGTCAGCCTGACCGATGAAGGTAAGGCCATGATCACAAAGGTGGAAGCGCGTATTTTACAGATCCGCCGAGATTTGATGACTGGGATCAGTGAAGAGGAACTGAACCAATTTAAACGTACCGTCGAGCTTATTGCCCAAAACGCGTTAGCACAACTAAACGAAAGTGAACAAGACTAA
- a CDS encoding D-alanine--D-alanine ligase — protein sequence MSQTNLLLLCGGGGDEHAISLLSANFFETSLADITGFNVLRVELDADGHYHTKDGDICELTNRKQIRFEDESKRPWPVDYVIPCIHGYPGETGDIQSYFELINLPYFGCDSEASRNCFNKVTAKMWFSALGIPNTPYIFLNEFNDDAISQTEQALETWGSVFIKAASQGSSVGCYRVDSIDELASSLKEAFSYSPYVVVEKTIHARELEVAAYELDGEIVATKPGEIICASNTFYTFDEKYAADSQAETKVEADISDELSREIREYAVKVFKGMKLSHLSRIDFFLTDENEILLNEINTFPGLTPISMFPKMLQNHGDDFTEYLYSNIKSQLI from the coding sequence ATGAGCCAAACGAATCTACTTTTGTTATGTGGTGGTGGCGGAGATGAACACGCAATTTCCCTGCTATCGGCAAACTTTTTTGAAACTTCACTCGCCGACATTACTGGGTTTAATGTTTTACGGGTTGAGCTGGATGCCGATGGCCATTATCACACCAAAGATGGCGACATTTGCGAACTGACTAACCGAAAGCAGATAAGATTCGAAGATGAAAGCAAGCGCCCCTGGCCCGTTGATTACGTGATCCCTTGCATTCATGGTTATCCCGGAGAAACCGGTGATATTCAATCCTATTTTGAACTGATCAACCTGCCCTATTTTGGCTGTGATTCAGAAGCCAGCAGAAACTGTTTTAATAAGGTCACGGCTAAGATGTGGTTCAGTGCACTTGGCATTCCTAACACCCCCTATATCTTTCTTAACGAATTTAATGACGATGCGATATCTCAAACTGAGCAGGCATTAGAGACCTGGGGCTCTGTGTTTATCAAAGCTGCTTCTCAAGGTTCATCTGTGGGTTGTTATCGTGTCGACAGCATCGATGAGCTGGCGAGCTCATTGAAGGAAGCCTTTTCCTACTCGCCTTATGTTGTGGTCGAAAAAACCATTCACGCTCGCGAGCTCGAAGTCGCTGCCTATGAGCTGGACGGTGAGATCGTTGCAACTAAGCCGGGCGAAATCATCTGTGCCAGTAATACCTTTTATACCTTCGATGAGAAATATGCCGCAGACAGTCAGGCAGAGACCAAGGTCGAAGCCGATATCAGTGATGAATTGAGCCGAGAGATCCGCGAATATGCCGTTAAGGTATTTAAGGGGATGAAACTCAGCCATCTCTCCCGCATCGACTTCTTTCTGACCGATGAGAATGAAATTCTCCTCAACGAAATTAATACCTTCCCGGGACTTACACCTATTTCGATGTTCCCTAAGATGCTGCAAAATCATGGTGATGATTTTACAGAATACTTATATTCAAATATTAAGTCACAACTGATCTAG
- a CDS encoding substrate-binding periplasmic protein: protein MFGSSDYVSLQWLSAIGLSLLISLSVRAETIEVLTYEESPFAVKVGKTHHGLLVDMLKEMFSRTSLDYKLRFIPLKRAIVTTERMPGHCVLPVARSQEREAHFHWISPVLVSRYGLFSRSNQTIPLTSLSDAKPYKIGSFLGSGIGEYLTDLGYDVELASVSAQNLRKLKRARIELWAAELVSAQEQMQKQAINFGVPELIFYTSLRAMACNKEMPREQTLALENALKSMYRDGYMSRLYLEYGVKI, encoded by the coding sequence ATGTTTGGAAGTAGCGATTATGTGAGCCTCCAATGGCTGAGTGCTATAGGGTTGAGTTTATTAATCAGCTTGAGTGTGAGGGCCGAGACCATTGAGGTGTTAACCTATGAAGAGTCTCCATTCGCGGTGAAAGTAGGTAAAACTCATCACGGCTTATTAGTCGACATGCTTAAAGAGATGTTTTCACGAACCTCACTCGACTATAAACTCAGGTTTATTCCTTTGAAAAGGGCGATCGTCACTACAGAGCGAATGCCTGGTCACTGTGTGTTGCCGGTCGCCAGAAGTCAGGAACGAGAGGCCCACTTTCACTGGATAAGCCCGGTGTTAGTGTCAAGGTACGGGCTTTTCAGCCGCAGCAATCAAACTATTCCGCTGACCAGTTTAAGTGATGCAAAGCCCTATAAAATCGGCAGTTTTCTGGGCAGTGGTATCGGTGAGTATTTAACAGACTTAGGTTATGATGTGGAGTTGGCATCGGTCAGTGCACAAAATTTACGTAAGCTTAAACGAGCACGTATAGAGCTTTGGGCGGCAGAGCTTGTCAGCGCCCAGGAACAGATGCAGAAGCAGGCGATAAATTTTGGTGTGCCAGAACTGATTTTCTATACTTCTCTGCGCGCGATGGCGTGTAATAAAGAGATGCCGCGTGAACAAACTTTAGCGTTAGAAAATGCCCTTAAGTCTATGTATCGGGACGGCTATATGAGTCGCCTCTACCTCGAGTATGGAGTTAAAATTTAA